Proteins from a genomic interval of Rhizoctonia solani chromosome 12, complete sequence:
- a CDS encoding Retrotransposable element Tf2 protein has product MDSNKKPLLFLDMKLRDYPTDPIKTLIDSGATSNFISPSLVEQLKIPKTLLKNPRVVRMLDGTISQTGRIWHQVQLAVSTNGHPHTIPFLVCPIGNTPAILGMTWLTAEAPLIDWQQGQITFPEQVQIASEEEADSDPLADLPAQYQEFAKVFGEEEFKVLPPHREYDISIDLVPDAKLTPGPIYGMTDAESKALKQHIDEELATGKIRPSTSSAGAPVMFVKKADGSLRLVVDYRKLNDVTHKNVYPLPRQDDLMAKLRHAKMFTKLDLRWGYNNVRIKEGDEWKTAFRTKYGLFEYLVMPFGLTNAPAAFQHFMNDLFRDLIDVTVVIYLDNILIFSEVPEEHPAHVREVLSRLMANQLFCKLSKCHFHVTTVNYLGIVISPAGFSMDQKKIEAVTTWPTPKTVKQVQAFLGFVNYLQRFIPNFSSVARPLHNLTKKESSWSWGNSEETAFKELKTLVTQSPVLIHSNPELPYYLETDASGVAMGAILSQRGPDNRLHPIAYMSKSFSGAEANYNTHDKELLAIIKALEEWRIFLEATDKPVQVFTDHRNLEYWMQARTFNHRHARWRIFLSDFNFEIHYRPGKQSGKPDALSRRSDYVDISPEPEVMLPAEVFANTSEEEMEIVTEIRSKLREDPSLEPIIQFLTKDADNAPPSIRKAYRDYDWEEDLLWYRGKLVVPDSEALKEQLLREFHDSPLAGHPGQQRTLELLSCNYWWPGMKSSAKEWVECCPICQANRRAHAPVIALRPLEVPPFPFHTISYDFITGFPKSQGHDAILVVIDSFSKFGHFIPTSKKVTARGLADLFITHVWKLHGLPVKTVSDRGTTFTGKFLRALYQRLGVKPAFSSAYHPESDGQTERVNQFIEFYLRSYVAADHLDWAAWLPLAEYAYNNAKHAATGKSPFELVYGQNPVMNPSNVPANVPEADNVADTLAREWKEAESALRLSKERMTRNQGTVPEYSIGEKVWLDGRNVELRTNSNKLDPKRLGPFKILEKISSHAYRLELPETLKIHDVFYVGLLSKSHESPSQPFPERPPPETIEGEEEYEVEQIIDSKRQKGKWFYLIKWKGYGPEDNSWEPEELLEHSQEEIQRFNKSRLKKACDSAKSL; this is encoded by the coding sequence aTGGATTCAAACAAGAAGCCACTACTCTTCCTAGATATGAAACTGCGTGACTACCCAACGGACcctatcaaaaccctcattgactccgGAGCCACCTCCAACTTTATATCCCCCTCCTTAGTAGAACAActtaaaatcccaaaaaccctactcaaaaatccacgagtagtgagaatgctagacggtaccatttcccagactggtcgcatttggcaccaggttcaactcgcggtctcgaccaatggccacccccacactattcccttccttgtttgccccataggcaacacaccggctatcctaggcatgacatggttaacggcagaagctcctttgattgattggcaacagggacaaatcaccttccctgaacaagttcaaattgcctctgaagaagaagcggactcAGACCCTTTAGCAGATCTCCCTGCTCAATACCAagaatttgctaaagtctttggcgaagaagaatttaaggtcctccccccacatagggagtatgacatctctatagaccttgtcccagacgCCAAATTGAcccctggccccatatacggcatgacGGACGCGGAATCTAAGGCgttgaaacaacacattgacgaggAATTGGCCACAGGAAAGATCCGACCCAGCACCTCCTCCGCAGGTGCCCCGGTtatgtttgtcaagaaggcagatggctccctcagattggtagttgactacaggaagctgaatgacgtcacgcataaaaacgtctacccgcttcccaggcaagatgacctcatggccaaattaaGACACGCCAAAATGTTCACCAAACTGGATCTACgctggggttataacaatgtccggatcaaggaaggagacgaatggaagacggctttcAGAACAAAGTACGggttatttgaatacctggtgatgccctttggccttaccaatgccccagccgccttccaacacttcatgaatgatctattcagggacctTATTGACGTCACCGTAGTCATCTATTTGGACAACATATTGATCTTTTCAGAAGTCCCAGAAGAACACCCGGCCCATgtaagggaagtcctatccaGGTTAATGGCAAATCAACTCTTCTGCAAACTCTCAAAGTGTCATTTCCATGTAACCACGGTCAATTACTTAGGcattgtcatctcccccgCTGGATTCTcgatggaccagaagaaaataGAAGCAGTAACAACATGGCCCACACCTAAAacggtcaagcaggtccaggccttcctaggtttTGTTAATTACCTTCAacggttcatccccaatttcagttcgGTTGCACGCCCCCTCCATAATCTCACAAAGAAGGAATCCTCTTGGTCATGGGGGAATTCAGAGGAAACTGCGTTCAAGGAATTGAAGACATTGGTCACTCAATCCCCGGTTCtgatccactccaaccccgAGCTTCCCTattacctggaaacagacgcttcaggagtagctatgggCGCCATCTTGAGTCAAAGAGGTCCAGATAATCGGCTGCATCCCATCGCCTATATGTCTAAatccttctcaggagcagaagccaattacaacacccatgacaaggagctcctggctatcatcaaagcgctagaggaatggaggatattcttggaagcaacggacaagCCGGTACaggtcttcacggatcataggaacctggagtattggatgcaggcacggacattTAACCATAGGCATGCccgatggcgcatattcctgagcgatttcaactttgagatccactatcgcccaggaaagcaatcagggaaaccagacgccctgtcCAGACGATCGGACTACGTTGATATAtcaccagaaccagaagtaaTGCTCCCtgcagaggtctttgccaatacatcagaagaggagatggaaattgtcacggagaTACGCTCCAAGCTAAGGGAAGACCCATCCCTTGAgcctatcatccagttcctaacCAAAGACGCCGATAACGCTCCCCCCTCCATTCGGAaggcttacagagactacgaCTGGGAGGAGGATTTACTATGGTATCGAGGGAAACTtgtggtcccagactcagaggCCCTGAAGGAACAATTACTCAGGGAATTTCATGACTCACCACTAGCGGGTCACCCGGGTCAACAGAGAACCCTTGAACTCCTAAGttgtaactactggtggccagggatgaaatcatcagccaaggaatgggtagaatgctgcCCAATTTGTCAAGCCAACCGACGCGCTCATGCTCCTGTCATCGCCCTTAGacccctagaagtcccccctttcccgttccacaccatctcctatgacttcattacAGGGTTTCCCAAGTCCCAAGGTCACGACGCTATACTGGTGGTAAtagactccttctccaaatttggccacttcatccccacttccaagaaggtcacagcaaGGGGTCTGGCGGATCTATTCATTAcccacgtctggaaactccatggtcTACCTGTCAAAACAGTCTCGGATAGAGGAACTACCTTCACggggaaattcctaagggcactttACCAGCGACTTGGAGTGAAACCAGCATTCTCCTCGGCTTATCACCCAGAGTCAGATGGGCAAACAGAAAgagtcaaccagttcatcgaATTTTACCTACGCTCCTACGTAGCAGCCGATCATTTGGATTGGGCAGCTTGGTTACcattggcagaatatgcgtacaataatgccaaacacgCAGCAACAGGAAAATCACCCTTTGAACTGGTCTACGGACAAAACCCAGTGATGAACCcttccaacgtcccagccaacgtaccagaagcagacaatgTAGCAGACACACTAGcccgggaatggaaggaagccgagTCAGCCCTCAGACTAagcaaagaacggatgacCAGGAACCAAGGAACAGTACCGGAGTACTCGATAggagaaaaagtctggctggatggaaGGAACGTAGAACtcaggaccaattcaaacaagttggaccccaaacgccttggtcccttcaaaatccttgagaaaatctccagccacgcctaccgcctagaacttccggaaactctgaaaatccatgacgtcttCTATGTTGGATTGTTGTCAAAGAGCCACGAgtcaccaagtcaaccatttccggaacgacctccccctgaaacaatagaaggggaagaggagtatGAAGTTGAACAGATCATCGACTCAAAACGTCAAAAgggaaagtggttctacctgatAAAGTGGAAAGGTTACGGTCCAGAAGATAACTCCTGGGAACCCGAGGAACTCCTAGAACATAGCCaagaggagatccaacgcttcaacaagtcgcgactgaaaaaggcttgtgactccgccaagagcctttaa
- a CDS encoding Retrotransposable element Tf2 protein, translating into MEPEPTLSALLKAITALTTQVGSLQDQVKSQGKQITQLIAICKETNDLVGDKDQGGAQTKPGPSTGPVTPPTHSGGETHTPGTVRPGLKAPFRPSRGTGFDSEDEEEPRIPKKEPQGTPKRHLGSLTPFDAGSSVKRPKMDLPDPYKGDTRGRKATQWLDRMMLWVALHRDQFDEEEQMVVWILYHMTDKATDWALPIIGAIIKGEGNPPTTIQALTGKFKEAFADPDAKRAAARKIAALSQTTTTSKYVMEFRNLMAELDWNKEAYIAQFTRGLHWKVKELLSTKDSVPDKLEAIFAASIKIDNIRRKNEENRPKKAPAKSPVTATTTSTTTTQRVQLSEDPNYVTPEERDRRRASGLCVKCGQKGHGIKQCPNGWKATIKEVAKVAEEEGTTVKPLAPKLDVHVSDCKFVSLALDSNKKPLLFINLELHNFPTEHLRTLIDSGATSNFISPLIVEKYKIPKTQLENPQVVRMLDGTISQTGRIWHQVHLTVLANGHSHSIPFLVCPIGNAPAILGMTWLTAEAPLIDWQQGLVTFPEQVQIASKEEADSDPLADLPPQYHEFAKVFGKEEFKVLPPHREYDISIDLVPDAKLSPGPIYGMTDAESKALKQHIDEELATGKIRPSTSSAGAPVMKLNDVTHKNVYPLPRQDNLMAKLRHAKIFTKLDLRWGYNNVRIKEGDEWKTAFRTKYGLFEYLVMPFGLTNAPAAFQHFMNDLFRDLIDVTVVIYLDDILIFSEVPEEHPAHVREVLSRLMANQLFCKLSKCHFHVTTVDYLGIVISPVGFSMDQKKIEAVTTWPTPKTVKQVQAFLGFVNYLRRFIPNFSLVARPLHNLTKKESPWSWGNSEETAFKELKALVTQSPVLIHSNPELPYYLETDASGVAMGAILSQRGPDNWLHPIAYMSKSFSGAEANYNTHNKELLAIIKALEEWRIFLEATDKPVQVFTDHRNLEYWMQARTFNRRHARWRIFLSNFNFEIHYRPGKQSGKPDALSRRLDYVDISPEPEVMLPAEVFANTSEEELEIVTEIRSKLREDPSLEPIIQFLTEDADNAPPSIWKAYRDYDWEEDLLWEFHDSPLAGHPGQQRTLELLSRNYWWPGMKSSAKEWVECCPICQANQRAHAPVIALKPLEVPPYPFHTISYDFITGFPKSQGHNAILVVIDSFSKFGHFIPTSKKVTARGLADLFITHVWKLHGLPVKTVLDRGTTFTGKFLRALYQRLGVKPAFSSAYHPESDGQTERVNQFIEFYLRSYVAANHSDWAAWLPLAEYAYNNAKHAATGKTPFELVYGQNPVMNPSNVPANVPEADNVADTLAREWKEAESALRLSKERMTRNQGTVPEYLIGEKVWLDGKNVELRTNSNKLDPKRLGPFKILEKISSHAYRLELPETLKIHDVFYVGLLLKSHESPSQPFPEQPPPETIEGEEEYEVEQIIDSKRQRGKWFYLIKWKGYGPEDNSWEPKGLLEHSQEEIQRFNKSRLKKACDSAKSL; encoded by the exons atggaaccggagccaacccttagcgctctcctcaaggctatcacagccctcaccactcaagttgggtccctccaggaccaagtcaagtctcaaggcaagcaaatcacCCAGCTTattgccatatgcaaggagaccaacgaccttgttggagacaaggatcagggcggagcccaaaccaagcctggcccatcgactgggcctgttacccctcctacccactcaggaggggaaacccacactccaggcacggttaggcctggactcaaggccccgttcCGGCCCTCTAGAGGCACGGGCTTTGactctgaggatgaagaagaaccaAGGATCCcaaaaaaggagcctcaaggaacgcctaaacGGCACCTTGggtcccttacccccttcgACGccgggtccagcgtaaaaaggcccaagatggaccttcCAGACCCCTATAAAGGAGATACAAGGGGACGTAaggccacccaatggctTGACCgcatgatgctctgggtcgCCCTCCATCGGGACCAATTCgacgaggaggagcagatggtcgtgtggatcttataccacatgacagacaaggccacagactgggcgctccccatcattggggcaatcatcaagggagaagggaaccctcctaccaccatccaggccctaacgggcaaattcaaggaagcgtTTGCTgatccagatgccaagagggccgctgccaggaaaattgcggcactctcccaaaccaccacaaCCTCCAAGTATGTCatggagttccgcaatctcatggcggaattagactggaacaaggaagcctacattgcgcagttcacgcgaggcctccactggaaggtgaaggaatTGCTATCAACCAAAGATAGCGTTCCTGACAAACTTGAAGCAATTTTTGCGGCTTCcataaaaattgacaacattcgCCGCAAAAACGAGGAAAACCGCCCAAAGAAGGcgcctgccaagtccccagTCACCGcgaccaccacctccactaccaccactcaacgggtccaactatcagaggaccccaattacgttaccccggaggaaagggaccgccgccgcgcgtctggcctttgtgtcaagtgcggtcaaaaaGGGCACGGCATCAAGCAATGTCCTAACGGTTGGAAGGCAaccatcaaggaggttgccaaagtggcagaagaggaagg gactaccgtcaagcccctggccccaaaattagatgtgcatgtatcaGATTGCAAATTTGTATCTTTGGCTCTGGACTCCAATAAAAAGCCCCTGTTATTTATCAATCTTGAACTGCACAACTTCCCGACGGAACACCTCagaaccctcattgactcaggagccacatcaaacttcatctcccccttgattgtggaaaaatacaaaatcccaaaaacccaacttgaaaatccacaagttgtgagaatgttagatggtaccatttcccagactggtcgcatttggcaccaggttcacctcacagttttggccaatggccattcccactccattccttttcttgtatgccccattggcaacgcCCCGGcaatcctaggcatgacatggttaacggcagaagcccctcttattgattggcaacagggattagtcacattccctgaacaagtccaaattgcctccaaggaagaagcagactcagaccctttagcagaccttccccctcagtaccatgagtttgctaaggtttttggcaaggaagaattcaaggtcctccctccacacagggagtatgacatctctatcgaccttgtcccagatgccaaactgtctcctggccccatatatggcatgaccgacgcagaatcaaaggcgctaaaacagcatattgatgaggaattagcaacgggcaagatccgccctagtacctcctcagcaggcgctccggtcat gaagttgaatgatgtaacccacaaaaatgtctacccccttccaagacaggacaacctcatggccaagcTACGTCACGCCAAAATCTTCACAAAGCTTGACTtgcgctggggttacaataatgtgcgaatcaaagaaggagatgaatggaagacggcctttagaaccaaatatgggctctttgaatatctagtcatgccttttggtcttACAAATGCTcctgccgccttccagcacttcatgaatgatctattcagggaccttattgacgtcacagtAGTCATCTATTTGGACGACATATTGATCTTTTCAGAAGTCCCAGAAGAACACCCGGCCCATgtaagggaagtcctatccaGGTTAATGGCAAATCAACTCTTCTGCAAACTCtcaaagtgccacttccatgtaaCCACGGTTGATTACTTAGGcattgtcatctcccccgTTGGattctcaatggaccagaagaaaataGAAGCAGTGACAACATGGCCCACACCTAAAacggtcaagcaggtccaggccttcctagggtttgttaATTACCTTCGacggttcatccccaatttcagtttgGTAGCACGCCCCCTCCATAATCTCACAAAGAAGGAatccccttggtcatgggggaATTCAGAGGAAACTGCGTTCAAGGAATTAAAGGCATTGGTCACTCAATCCCCGGTTCTGATCCACTCCAATCCCGAGCTTCCCTattacctggaaacagacgcttcaggagtagctatgggCGCCATCTTGAGTCAAAGAGGTCCAGATAATTGGCTGCATCCCATCGCctacatgtccaagtccttctcaggagcagaggcaaattacaacacccacaataaggagctcctggctatcatcaaagcgctagaggaatggaggatattcttggaagcaacggacaaaccggtacaggtcttcacggatcataggaatctggagtattggatgcaggcacggacattTAACCGTAGGCATGCccgatggcgcatattcctgagcaatttcaactttgagatccactatcgcccaggaaagcaatcagggaaaccagacgccctgtcCAGACGATTGGATTATGTTGATATATCACCAGAACCGGAGGTAATGCTCCCcgcagaggtctttgccaatacatcagaagaggaactggaaattgtcacggaaataCGCTCCAAGCTAAGGGAAGACCCATCCCTTGAgcctatcatccagttcctaacTGAAGACGCGGATAACGCTCCTCCCTCCATTTGGAaggcttacagagactatgactgggaggaagatttACTATG ggaattccatgactccccactAGCGGGTCACCCGGGTCAACAGAGAACCCTTGAACTCCTAAGtcgtaactactggtggccagggatgaaatcatcagccaaggaatgggtagaatgttgcccaatttgccaagccaaccaacgcGCTCATGCTCCTGTCATCGCCCttaaacccctagaagtccccccttatccgttccacaccatctcttaTGACTTCATTACAGGGTTTCCCAAGTCCCAAGGTCACAACGCTATACTGGTGGTAATagactccttttccaaatttggccacttcatccccacttccaagaaggtcacagcaaGGGGTCTGGCGGATCTATTCATTAcccacgtctggaaactccatgggctacctgtcaaaacagtcttggatagaggaactaccttcacagggaaattcctaagggcactttACCAGCGACTTGGAGTGAAACCAGCATTCTCCTCGGCTTATCACCCAGAGTCAGATGGGCAAACAGAAAgagtcaaccagttcatcgaATTTTACCTACGCTCCTACGTAGCAGCCAATCATTCTGATTGGGCAGCTTGGTTACcattggcagaatatgcgtacaataatgccaaacacgCAGCAACGGGAAAAACACCCTTTGAACTGGTCTACGGACAAAACCCAGTGATGAACCcttccaacgtcccagccaacgtaccagaggcAGACAATGTAGCAGACACACTAGcccgggaatggaaggaagccgagTCAGCCCTCAGACTAagcaaagaacggatgacCAGGAACCAAGGAACAGTACCGGAGTACTTGATAGGAGagaaagtctggctggatggaaagaacgtagaactcaggaccaattcaaacaagttggaccccaaacgtcttggtcccttcaaaatccttgagaaaatctccagccacgcctaccgcctagaactcccagaaactctgaaaatccatgacgtcttCTACGTTGGGTTACTATTGAAGAGCCACGAgtcaccaagtcaaccatttccggaacaacctccccctgagacaatagaaggagaggaggagtatgaagttgaacagatcattgactcaaaaCGTCAACGgggaaagtggttctacctgataaaatggaaaggttacggtCCAGAGGATAACTCCTGGGAACCCAAGGGACTCCTAGAACATAGTCaagaggagatccaacgcttcaacaagtcacgactgaaaaaggcttgtgactccgccaagagcctttaa
- a CDS encoding Retrotransposon-derived protein PEG10, whose product MEPEPSPTALLKAITALTATVGSLQDQIRAQSQQITELRAICKETADLLGDKDQGAPQTKPGPSTGPITPPTHTGGEVHTPGTVRPGLKAPFRPSRGTGYDSEEEEEPRRVPKKEPCGTPRSLSSLTPFDSGSSIKRPKMELPDPYKGDSRGRKATQWLDRMLLWVALHRDQFDEEEQMVVWILYHMTDKAADWALPIIGTIIKGEGNPPTTIPALTAKFKEAFADPNAKRAAARKIAALTQTTTTSEYVTEFRNLMAELEWNTEAYIAQFTRGLHWKVKELLSTKDNIPNDDLEAIFAASVKIDNTHRENEENRPKKLPAKSPATVATSTTTTTQRVRLSEDPNYVTPEERDRRRASGLCVKCGQKGHGIKQCPNGWKATPKETAKVAQDESEKE is encoded by the coding sequence atggaaccagagccgtcccctaccgctctcctcaaggctatcacagccctcacagccacagttgggtccctgcaggaccaaatccgcgcccaaagccaacaaatcactgagcttagggccatatgcaaggaaacagcGGACCTTCttggggataaagatcaaggagccccccaaaccaagcctggcccatcgactgggcctatcacccctcctacacATACAGGAGGGGAagtccacactccaggcacggttaggcctggactcaaggccccgttcCGCCCCTCTAGAGGAACGGGTTACgactcagaagaggaagaagaacccAGGAGAGTCCCAAAGAAGGAGCCTTGCggaacgcctaggagccTAAGCtctctcaccccctttgattcagggtccagcataaagcggcccaaaatggagctcccaGATCCATACAAAGGAGACTCCAGGGGAcgaaaggcaacccagtggctggaTCGCATGCTACTATGGGTCGCGCTTCATCGAGAccaatttgatgaagaagaacagatggtcgtgtggatcctataccacatgacagataaagctgccgactgggctcttcccattattgggactatcatcaagggcgagggaaaccctcccaccaccattccggccttaacggccaagttcaaggaggcattCGCGGACCCCAATGccaagagggcggccgccagaAAGATCGCGGCGCtgactcagaccacaactacgtctgagtacgttaccgaattccgcaacctcatggcggaacttgagtggaacactgaggcatACATTGCTCAGttcacgcgcggccttcactggaaggtaaaAGAGCtcttgtccaccaaggacaatattccCAACGACGACctagaggccatatttgccgcctcggtcaaaattgacaacactcaTCGGGAAAACGAGGAAAACCGTCCTAAGAAGctccctgccaagtccccggccaccgtggccacttccaccactaccactacccaacgggtccgcctctcAGAGGACCCAAATTACGTcacaccggaagaaagggatcgccgccgcgcgtctggcctctgCGTCAAATGTGGACAGAAGGGCCACGgaatcaagcagtgccccaatggttggaaagccactcccaaggaaaccgccaaggtggcccaggatgagtcggaaaaagagtaa